The following coding sequences lie in one Campylobacter concisus genomic window:
- the purD gene encoding phosphoribosylamine--glycine ligase, with protein MNILIIGSGGREYAIALKLKNEKNINLYFAPGNGATSRLGENLNIKDFHELANFAKKNSIELTIVGPEAPLSEGVVDIFKKEGLLIFGPSKAAARLEASKAYMKDFLARNNIKTARYLNTDNKEKAFKFIDTLSAPMVVKADGLCAGKGVIIANSKEEAKEAVSDMLSGASFGEAGKSVVVEEFLDGFELSFFAICDGENFVSLPVAQDHKRLLDNDEGPNTGGMGAYAPSPLASKELIKRVEEEVVKPTLKGMKNEGSPFCGVLFVGLMIVKNEPYVLEFNVRFGDPECEVLMPLIDGNLSEILLNAAKGELKPISLKDEFAVGVVMASKDYPYKSSPKAKISVLNDVKDAHIAYAGVSEQDGEIYADGGRVLVCVATAKSIKEARDRAYELCENVKFDGAHYRKDIAWQALK; from the coding sequence ATGAATATTCTCATAATAGGAAGTGGCGGCCGCGAATACGCCATTGCTCTAAAACTAAAAAACGAAAAAAATATAAATTTATACTTTGCGCCAGGAAATGGTGCGACCTCACGCCTTGGTGAGAATTTAAACATAAAAGACTTTCATGAACTTGCAAATTTTGCTAAAAAAAATAGTATCGAGCTAACTATCGTGGGACCTGAAGCGCCTCTTAGCGAAGGTGTGGTAGATATATTTAAAAAAGAGGGATTGCTCATATTTGGACCAAGCAAAGCAGCTGCTAGACTTGAAGCTAGCAAAGCCTATATGAAGGACTTTTTGGCTAGAAATAACATAAAAACCGCAAGATATTTAAATACAGATAATAAAGAAAAAGCATTTAAATTTATTGATACCCTAAGCGCGCCGATGGTCGTAAAGGCAGATGGTCTTTGTGCTGGAAAAGGCGTTATAATCGCAAATTCTAAAGAGGAGGCCAAAGAGGCAGTTAGCGACATGCTAAGTGGAGCTAGCTTTGGCGAGGCTGGTAAATCTGTGGTGGTTGAAGAGTTTTTAGACGGCTTTGAGCTAAGTTTTTTTGCTATTTGCGACGGCGAAAATTTTGTAAGCTTGCCAGTGGCACAAGACCACAAAAGATTACTTGATAATGATGAAGGTCCAAATACTGGCGGCATGGGTGCTTATGCTCCAAGTCCGCTTGCTTCAAAAGAGCTGATAAAAAGGGTTGAAGAAGAGGTTGTAAAGCCAACTTTAAAAGGGATGAAAAACGAGGGCAGTCCGTTTTGTGGAGTGCTTTTTGTGGGACTGATGATCGTGAAAAATGAGCCTTATGTACTTGAGTTTAACGTAAGATTTGGCGATCCTGAGTGCGAGGTATTGATGCCGTTAATTGACGGAAATTTAAGTGAAATTTTACTAAATGCTGCAAAGGGCGAGCTAAAGCCTATTAGCTTAAAAGATGAATTTGCAGTTGGCGTTGTGATGGCCAGTAAGGACTATCCGTATAAAAGTAGTCCAAAAGCTAAAATTTCAGTTTTAAATGATGTAAAAGATGCTCACATCGCTTATGCTGGTGTTAGTGAGCAAGATGGAGAAATTTATGCAGATGGTGGCAGGGTATTAGTCTGTGTGGCCACTGCGAAGAGTATAAAAGAAGCACGTGATAGAGCTTATGAGCTTTGCGAAAATGTAAAATTTGACGGAGCACATTATAGAAAAGATATTGCCTGGCAGGCATTAAAATGA
- a CDS encoding uroporphyrinogen-III synthase yields MRKIYLISNTKTADESVVNLSVSKIEFLKFELNLSEYDVLVATSKNVFNALKFNNIKAINLPVFAIANSCATAAREFGFSEIYTGKNAHGDDFAREILPLLKGKNVLYLKGKDSASNFLEILQDGGVNIKAIFAYENVLNPCKMELKPPKNSILIFASPLNVKNFLSNFGWDESYQAISIGKVTAKELKFTEPIVSQSQDINACIALAKTLL; encoded by the coding sequence TTGCGTAAAATTTATCTTATTTCAAATACAAAAACGGCTGATGAGAGCGTTGTAAATTTAAGCGTTAGCAAGATCGAGTTTTTAAAATTTGAACTAAATTTAAGTGAATATGATGTGCTGGTAGCTACTTCTAAAAATGTTTTTAATGCATTAAAATTTAACAATATAAAAGCTATAAATTTGCCAGTCTTTGCCATCGCAAATAGTTGTGCGACAGCCGCAAGAGAGTTTGGATTTAGTGAAATTTATACCGGAAAGAACGCTCACGGAGATGACTTTGCAAGAGAAATTTTGCCACTTTTAAAAGGTAAAAATGTTCTTTATCTAAAGGGTAAAGATAGTGCTTCAAATTTCTTAGAAATTTTACAAGATGGCGGAGTAAACATAAAGGCGATTTTCGCCTATGAAAATGTCTTAAATCCTTGCAAAATGGAGCTAAAGCCACCAAAAAATAGTATCCTGATCTTTGCTTCTCCGCTAAATGTCAAAAATTTTCTTAGTAATTTTGGCTGGGATGAGAGCTATCAAGCGATAAGCATTGGAAAGGTCACTGCAAAAGAGCTAAAATTTACCGAGCCAATAGTAAGCCAAAGTCAAGATATAAACGCCTGTATCGCGCTTGCCAAAACATTACTTTAA
- a CDS encoding multidrug effflux MFS transporter → MKKENSKLFLLLFLGALSAFGPFVTDLYLPALPAITEWFKTSVTATQLTITTSMAGLAIGQLIVGPISDKFGRKLPLTISLIVYTISTIFIFFAQNIQFFIFMRIIQGLASAGSLVISRAVVSDLYKGHEMTKFFSLMMVVNGLAPILSPIGGSLLLKFTDWRGIFMALTIIGILLFIANFYFKESLSQSNRLKMPLLVTYSVFGKILRKKKFMLFVSIQTFAMGAMFAYIASSSFIFQEFYSLSPVSYSFCFASNGLGLVIGARLASLLNERKALKTGLFGTLFASIFIAFMLCFKFEVIGVIIAFFLLLLFTGFVLPTASSLAMNEGREYAGSASAILGFCPFFLGGVVSPLVGLGDIFYSTSIVVLACTLLALISFLRLKRVA, encoded by the coding sequence ATGAAAAAAGAAAATTCCAAACTATTTTTGTTGCTATTTTTAGGTGCTCTCTCTGCCTTTGGACCATTTGTTACAGATCTTTATTTGCCAGCACTTCCGGCTATTACCGAGTGGTTTAAAACAAGTGTTACAGCTACGCAATTAACGATCACGACATCAATGGCAGGCTTAGCCATAGGTCAGCTCATAGTTGGTCCAATAAGTGATAAATTTGGCCGAAAACTGCCCCTTACCATCTCGCTCATCGTCTATACGATAAGCACTATTTTTATATTTTTTGCACAAAATATCCAGTTTTTTATCTTTATGCGCATCATCCAAGGGCTTGCAAGTGCCGGCAGCTTAGTTATCTCAAGGGCTGTTGTGAGTGATCTTTATAAGGGTCATGAAATGACTAAATTTTTTAGTCTTATGATGGTTGTAAATGGCCTTGCTCCGATACTCTCGCCAATTGGTGGCAGCTTGCTACTTAAATTTACCGACTGGCGCGGCATCTTTATGGCACTTACTATCATTGGTATTTTGCTTTTTATCGCAAATTTTTATTTCAAAGAGAGCTTAAGTCAGTCAAATCGCTTAAAAATGCCTTTGCTAGTGACTTATAGTGTTTTTGGCAAAATTTTAAGAAAGAAAAAATTTATGCTTTTCGTAAGCATTCAGACATTTGCGATGGGTGCGATGTTTGCCTATATAGCGTCATCTTCGTTTATTTTTCAAGAATTTTATTCTCTAAGTCCAGTAAGCTACAGCTTTTGCTTTGCTTCAAATGGTTTAGGGCTTGTTATAGGAGCTAGGCTTGCTAGTCTTTTAAATGAGAGAAAAGCGCTCAAAACTGGGCTTTTTGGCACCTTGTTTGCTAGCATTTTTATTGCTTTCATGCTTTGTTTTAAATTTGAAGTGATCGGCGTCATTATCGCATTTTTCTTATTACTTCTTTTTACAGGATTTGTCTTGCCGACTGCTTCATCGCTAGCTATGAACGAAGGCAGAGAATACGCAGGTTCAGCCTCAGCGATACTTGGATTTTGCCCATTTTTCTTAGGTGGAGTCGTCTCCCCGCTAGTTGGGCTTGGTGATATATTTTACTCGACTTCTATTGTTGTTTTAGCCTGCACATTACTTGCTTTGATATCTTTTTTAAGGTTAAAAAGAGTTGCGTAA
- a CDS encoding cupin domain-containing protein: MSQIYSLTKDTNIVEKSVVSKRLFQNKNASVDIYAFDEGEELDHEMLFIDSLAFVIDGEAQLEYGKKQMKLGRDEACLIEAKTWRKLKFTKKTKYLLIDFKENVMIDHLPKAAIFSLVDAVEYEKGKIVSKTLVKNENGSMSLLSFDTDQELSTHAAPGDALLIALDGEMKLTIGDEHFDIKKGDTIVLPGKIPHGLKIKDKFKMLLIVTKDKM; encoded by the coding sequence ATGAGTCAAATTTATAGTCTCACCAAAGATACAAATATAGTTGAAAAAAGCGTCGTTAGTAAAAGGCTCTTTCAAAACAAAAATGCAAGCGTCGATATATACGCATTTGACGAGGGTGAGGAGCTAGACCACGAGATGCTTTTTATAGATAGCCTTGCCTTCGTCATTGACGGCGAAGCACAGCTTGAGTATGGCAAAAAGCAGATGAAGCTTGGACGCGATGAAGCCTGCCTTATCGAGGCAAAAACCTGGCGAAAGCTCAAATTTACAAAGAAGACAAAATATTTACTAATAGATTTTAAGGAGAATGTTATGATAGATCATTTACCTAAGGCAGCTATTTTTAGCTTAGTTGATGCAGTGGAATACGAAAAAGGCAAGATAGTTAGCAAGACGCTTGTTAAAAATGAGAATGGCTCGATGTCGCTGCTTAGTTTTGACACAGACCAAGAGCTCTCAACTCACGCAGCTCCAGGCGATGCACTACTTATCGCACTTGATGGCGAGATGAAGCTAACTATTGGTGATGAACATTTTGATATCAAAAAAGGCGATACCATCGTGTTACCAGGCAAAATACCACACGGATTAAAGATAAAAGATAAATTTAAAATGCTCTTAATCGTCACTAAAGACAAAATGTAA
- a CDS encoding TIGR02328 family protein — MRLWHEKLIHLLPKSQLLGQHRECCALRGNGWKKKHKTVDYVFTYSPYHLFIYHVLVMEEMEKRGYSVSVEWKDKNYRGRTAEKYDNLKEEIIGSPIYKEHNIEYLADCIENLRNKGIHLKV; from the coding sequence ATGAGACTATGGCATGAAAAACTTATCCACTTATTGCCCAAAAGTCAGCTTCTTGGGCAACATAGGGAATGTTGTGCTCTGAGGGGCAATGGATGGAAAAAGAAACATAAAACTGTAGACTATGTGTTTACATATTCCCCATATCATCTTTTTATTTACCATGTATTGGTTATGGAGGAGATGGAAAAAAGAGGTTACAGTGTTTCTGTGGAATGGAAAGATAAAAATTATAGAGGAAGGACAGCAGAAAAGTACGATAATCTTAAAGAGGAAATTATAGGCAGTCCAATTTACAAAGAGCACAATATTGAATATCTGGCTGATTGCATAGAAAATTTAAGAAATAAAGGTATACATTTAAAAGTATAG
- a CDS encoding YbgA family protein translates to MRHKDTRIECEELWAKNKYFVLSKSHKTYLEIRAYLREKELDVVWLNEKIHETRDMKESKKDFSNAVLHIWGYFKKDVSTIEKQVLFDILNGYMEGENSQKVVIECINTLLKKYPNEYLEKSTLLTVEQYETMA, encoded by the coding sequence ATGAGACACAAAGATACAAGAATAGAATGTGAAGAGTTATGGGCAAAAAATAAATATTTTGTACTAAGCAAATCGCATAAAACATATTTGGAGATAAGGGCGTATTTGAGGGAAAAAGAATTGGATGTTGTATGGCTAAATGAAAAAATACATGAAACAAGAGATATGAAGGAGAGTAAAAAAGATTTTAGTAATGCCGTTCTTCACATATGGGGATATTTCAAAAAAGATGTAAGTACGATTGAAAAACAAGTATTATTTGATATATTAAATGGATATATGGAAGGGGAAAATAGTCAGAAGGTTGTAATTGAATGCATTAATACCTTACTAAAGAAATACCCTAATGAATATTTAGAAAAATCAACTTTGTTAACAGTAGAACAATATGAGACTATGGCATGA